A region of Diceros bicornis minor isolate mBicDic1 chromosome 31, mDicBic1.mat.cur, whole genome shotgun sequence DNA encodes the following proteins:
- the TMEM258 gene encoding transmembrane protein 258, giving the protein MPLAQVHFLFRPNTVATPADVFFRWRSGGDPEPGKMELEAMSRYTSPVNPAVFPHLTVVLLAIGMFFTAWFFVYEVTSTKYTRDIYKELLISLVASLFMGFGVLFLLLWVGIYV; this is encoded by the exons ATGCCACTGGCTCAGGTGCACTTCCTCTTCCGGCCGAACACGGTGGCTACTCCCGCTGACGTGTTTTTCCGGTGGCGGAGCGGCGGAGACCCTGAGCCCGGCAAAATG GAGCTCGAGGCCATGAGCAGATACACCAGCCCAGTGAACCCGGCTGTCTTCCCCCATCTGACCGTGGTGCTGTTGGCTATTGGCATGTTCTTCACCGCCTGGTTCTTCGT TTATGAGGTCACCTCCACCAAGTACACTCGGGATATCTACAAAGAGCTCCTCATCTCTCTGGTGGCCTCGCTCTTCATGGGCTTTGGAGTGCTCTTCTTGCTGCTCTGGGTCGGCATCTACGTATGA
- the FEN1 gene encoding flap endonuclease 1 yields the protein MGIQGLAKLIADVAPGAIRENDIKSYFGRKVAIDASMSIYQFLIAVRQGGDVLQNEEGETTSHLMGMFYRTIRMMENGIKPVYVFDGKPPQLKSGELAKRSERRAEAEKQLQQAQSAGAEEEVEKFTKRLVKVTKQHNDECKHLLSLMGIPYLDAPSEAEASCAALVKAGKVYAAATEDMDCLTFGSPVLMRHLTASEAKKLPIQEFHLSRILQELGLNQEQFVDLCILLGSDYCESIRGIGPKRAVDLIQKHKSIEEIVRRLDPNKYPVPENWLHKEAQQLFLEPEVLDPESVELKWSEPNEEELVKFMCGEKQFSEERIRSGVKRLSKSRQGSTQGRLDDFFKVTGSLSSAKRKEPEPKGSAKKKAKTGAAGKFKKGK from the coding sequence ATGGGAATTCAAGGCCTGGCCAAACTGATTGCTGATGTGGCCCCTGGTGCCATCCGGGAGAATGACATCAAGAGCTACTTTGGCCGCAAGGTGGCCATCGATGCCTCCATGAGCATTTATCAGTTCCTGATTGCTGTTCGCCAGGGTGGGGATGTGCTGCAGAACGAGGAGGGTGAGACCACCAGCCACCTGATGGGCATGTTCTACCGCACCATCCGCATGATGGAGAACGGCATCAAGCCCGTGTACGTCTTTGATGGCAAGCCCCCACAGCTCAAGTCAGGTGAGCTGGCCAAACGCAGTGAGCGGCGGGCTGAGGCAGAGAAGCAGTTGCAACAGGCTCAGTCTGCTGGGGCCGAGGAGGAGGTGGAAAAGTTTACCAAGCGGCTGGTGAAGGTCACCAAGCAACACAACGATGAGTGCAAGCATCTACTGAGCCTCATGGGCATCCCCTACCTCGATGCGCCCAGTGAGGCCGAGGCCAGCTGTGCTGCCTTGGTGAAGGCTGGCAAAGTCTACGCTGCAGCCACCGAGGACATGGATTGCCTGACCTTTGGCAGCCCTGTGCTAATGCGGCACCTGACTGCCAGTGAGGCCAAGAAGCTGCCCATCCAGGAATTCCACCTGAGCCGGATTCTGCAGGAGCTGGGCCTGAACCAGGAGCAGTTTGTGGATCTGTGCATCCTGCTGGGCAGTGACTACTGTGAGAGCATTCGGGGCATTGGGCCCAAGCGGGCTGTGGACCTCATCCAGAAGCACAAGAGCATCGAGGAGATTGTGCGTCGGCTCGACCCCAACAAGTACCCCGTGCCAGAAAATTGGCTCCACAAGGAGGCCCAGCAGCTCTTCCTGGAGCCTGAGGTGCTGGACCCAGAGTCTGTGGAGCTGAAGTGGAGCGAGCCAAATGAAGAAGAGCTTGTCAAGTTCATGTGTGGTGAAAAGCAGTTCTCTGAGGAGCGAATTCGCAGTGGGGTCAAGCGGCTGAGCAAGAGTCGCCAGGGCAGCACTCAGGGCCGCCTGGATGATTTCTTCAAGGTGACCGGCTCTCTCTCTTCAGCTAAGCGCAAGGAGCCAGAACCCAAGGGATCTGCTAAGAAGAAGGCAAAGACTGGGGCAGCAGGGAAGttcaaaaagggaaaataa